In a genomic window of Terriglobales bacterium:
- a CDS encoding PEP-CTERM sorting domain-containing protein: MKIKPALFAAAALAVFVTAMPAHADIMFELKNDPQPNEENILLGSGTTGTLLTGTTNQSGLIVNFSSSQNLAEPSSGQARVSASPEGTPLTNLSIALASGQTYNDLIINPFIGGCQNCAGGSSTITVHALDSHGNPEPLASLVFTAANGNNFVTIFATNGESILSTDISVPGGFNDLRQPRISGPFTAVPEPASLMLLGGGLLGLAGAIRRKIMRVS; encoded by the coding sequence GTGAAGATAAAACCTGCACTTTTCGCTGCTGCAGCGTTGGCGGTGTTTGTTACCGCGATGCCTGCGCACGCGGATATCATGTTCGAACTGAAAAATGATCCCCAGCCTAACGAGGAAAACATCCTGCTGGGCTCTGGGACGACGGGAACGTTGCTGACTGGCACTACCAATCAGTCTGGGCTCATTGTCAACTTCAGCTCATCGCAAAACCTGGCAGAACCCTCATCTGGACAAGCCCGAGTCTCGGCTAGTCCGGAAGGGACTCCATTAACCAACCTATCGATCGCGCTCGCCAGCGGCCAGACTTACAATGACCTGATCATCAATCCGTTCATTGGGGGGTGTCAAAACTGTGCAGGTGGTTCGTCTACAATTACCGTGCACGCTCTTGACAGTCATGGTAACCCTGAGCCTCTAGCCTCACTGGTCTTCACTGCGGCGAACGGCAACAACTTCGTGACCATCTTCGCCACCAACGGAGAATCCATTCTGAGCACCGACATCAGTGTTCCTGGAGGGTTCAATGATCTCCGCCAGCCGCGAATCTCTGGGCCATTCACTGCGGTTCCCGAGCCGGCCAGCTTAATGTTGCTCGGTGGTGGATTGCTCGGGCTCGCAGGAGCGATTCGCAGGAAGATCATGAGAGTTTCCTGA
- a CDS encoding nucleotide sugar dehydrogenase: MSTATRTVAESLKDKIAARTANVGILGLGYVGLPLALLFSEERFPVTGFDVDPKKVDTLARGQSYIVRIEAQQIQQAAARGFHATGDFSRISEMDAVVICVPTPLDEYREPDMSYIVATAETIAPHLRPGQLVVLESTTYPGTTEDVLVPILEKGNKLGLKAVRAGNETGSFYVAFSPEREDPGNTEVARRDIPKVVGGLETNATDLAAALYGSIFRRTVGVSSPAAAEMTKLLENIYRCVNIALVNELKLLCLRMGIDIWEVIEAAKTKPFGFQAFFPGPGLGGHCIPVDPYYLSWKAKEYDFQTRFIELAGDVNTAMPYHVVQSVAKALNQRKKALNGSKVLVLGVAYKKDIDDLRESPSLTIIELLHKEGAEVRYNDPYFAFVGKGRKYDLQMKNTPLENLGQYDCVLIVTDHSDYDYRRIVRESQLVVDTRNATKGIDSPNIVRC; the protein is encoded by the coding sequence ATGAGCACTGCTACCCGCACGGTGGCGGAGAGCTTGAAAGATAAGATCGCAGCGCGAACGGCCAACGTGGGCATTCTGGGGCTGGGCTACGTGGGGTTGCCGCTGGCGCTGCTGTTCAGCGAAGAGCGCTTTCCGGTGACGGGGTTCGACGTTGATCCGAAAAAAGTCGACACGCTGGCGCGGGGTCAGTCCTATATCGTGCGCATTGAAGCGCAACAGATTCAGCAGGCGGCGGCGCGCGGGTTTCATGCCACTGGCGATTTCTCCCGCATCAGTGAGATGGATGCGGTGGTCATCTGCGTGCCCACGCCCCTGGATGAATACCGCGAGCCGGACATGAGCTACATCGTGGCCACGGCGGAGACAATTGCCCCGCATCTGCGGCCGGGGCAGCTAGTGGTGCTGGAGAGCACGACCTATCCCGGCACGACCGAAGATGTGCTGGTGCCGATCCTGGAGAAAGGGAACAAGTTGGGGCTGAAGGCGGTGCGGGCAGGGAACGAGACAGGCAGTTTCTACGTAGCGTTTTCTCCCGAGCGCGAAGATCCGGGAAATACGGAAGTGGCGCGGCGGGACATTCCCAAGGTAGTGGGCGGCCTGGAAACAAACGCGACCGATCTGGCAGCGGCGCTGTACGGCTCAATCTTCCGCCGCACGGTGGGTGTCTCCAGCCCGGCAGCGGCGGAGATGACCAAGCTGCTGGAGAATATCTATCGCTGCGTGAATATCGCACTGGTGAATGAGCTGAAACTGCTTTGTCTGCGCATGGGGATCGACATCTGGGAGGTCATCGAAGCTGCCAAGACCAAGCCTTTCGGCTTCCAGGCGTTCTTCCCCGGACCCGGGCTGGGCGGGCACTGCATCCCGGTGGATCCTTACTATCTCTCCTGGAAGGCAAAGGAATACGACTTTCAGACGCGCTTCATCGAGCTTGCCGGCGATGTGAACACGGCCATGCCTTACCACGTGGTGCAATCCGTGGCGAAGGCGCTCAACCAGAGAAAGAAGGCATTGAACGGGTCGAAGGTGTTGGTGCTAGGAGTGGCGTATAAGAAGGATATCGACGATCTGCGGGAGTCGCCGTCACTGACCATCATCGAGCTGCTGCACAAGGAAGGGGCGGAGGTGCGCTATAACGATCCCTACTTTGCGTTTGTGGGCAAGGGACGCAAGTATGATCTGCAGATGAAGAACACGCCGCTGGAAAATCTGGGACAATACGATTGCGTGCTGATCGTGACCGATCACAGCGATTACGACTACCGGCGGATCGTTCGCGAATCGCAACTGGTGGTGGATACCCGCAACGCCACCAAGGGGATCGACTCCCCCAATATCGTGCGCTGCTGA
- a CDS encoding SDR family oxidoreductase gives MSNYLITGAAGFIGSSLAHALLERGEKVRGIDNFITGKRNNITDIQGRIDFREADLLDLEAMRAACQDIDYVLHQAAIPSVPVSVEDPINTHRSNVDGTLNLLVAARDAKVKRVVYASSSSLYGDTPTLPKHEGMLPDPISPYAVSKLSGEYYMSSFHRVYGLETVSLRYFNVFGPRQDPTSMYSGVLAIFITKMLRGEAPTILGDGEQSRDFTYIDNVVAGNLLACSAPVSEAAGKAFNVATGIRVTLNHTYQVLQQITGFTKPAKYAPERAGDIKHSLADVTLAEKHLGYRTRVKFEDGLARTVAWYREQAANTEAIPAASPK, from the coding sequence ATGTCAAATTATCTGATTACAGGGGCGGCCGGTTTCATCGGCTCTTCCCTGGCCCACGCATTGTTGGAGCGGGGTGAGAAGGTTCGCGGAATCGACAACTTCATAACCGGCAAACGCAATAACATCACCGACATTCAAGGCAGGATCGATTTCCGCGAGGCCGATTTGCTGGACCTGGAGGCGATGCGCGCCGCCTGCCAGGATATCGACTATGTCCTGCATCAGGCGGCCATTCCGTCCGTGCCCGTTTCGGTCGAGGATCCGATTAATACCCATCGCTCCAACGTGGACGGCACGCTGAATCTGCTGGTGGCCGCTCGGGATGCCAAGGTAAAACGCGTGGTGTATGCGTCATCGTCGTCGCTTTATGGCGATACTCCAACCCTTCCCAAGCACGAAGGGATGTTGCCCGATCCGATTTCGCCATACGCGGTGTCTAAGCTGAGCGGCGAATACTATATGAGTTCATTCCATCGGGTGTACGGGCTGGAAACGGTATCGCTGCGCTATTTCAACGTGTTTGGCCCGCGGCAGGATCCTACATCCATGTACTCGGGAGTTTTGGCGATATTCATCACCAAAATGCTGCGCGGGGAAGCGCCAACGATCTTGGGGGATGGAGAGCAGAGCCGCGATTTCACCTACATCGACAATGTGGTGGCGGGGAATCTGCTGGCCTGTTCGGCGCCCGTCAGCGAGGCTGCCGGCAAGGCCTTCAACGTAGCGACGGGAATCCGGGTCACCCTGAACCACACATACCAGGTGCTGCAGCAGATTACTGGTTTCACGAAACCTGCCAAGTACGCGCCGGAGCGCGCTGGAGACATCAAGCACTCCCTGGCGGACGTGACTTTAGCCGAGAAACACCTGGGCTATCGGACCAGGGTTAAGTTCGAGGATGGGCTCGCGCGAACCGTCGCCTGGTATCGCGAGCAAGCTGCCAACACCGAAGCTATCCCCGCTGCTTCGCCTAAGTAG
- the wecB gene encoding UDP-N-acetylglucosamine 2-epimerase (non-hydrolyzing), protein MRRKSLMHILHVVGARPNFMKLAPVHQALTHHSSVRQTIVHTGQHYDVNMSDVFFQQLRVPPPDINLQVGSGSHAQQTAEIICRFEPVLLEQKPDYVLVYGDVNSTVAAALVCSKLGVKVAHVEAGLRSFDRSMPEEINRLLTDQLADLLFTPSEDGNRNLAREGIDNAKIHLVGNVMIDTLIRMLPEAQKHVPPELPERFVLVTLHRPSNVDDLDWLKRMLNSLEGLSSALVVLFPVHPRTRQRMAQVGLNGFHKCGLRLMDPLPYMSFLALQQRATLVITDSGGIQEETTYLGTPCLTVRENTERPVTVEIGTNVLVGRKVERVRSEAQRILLGEARKGKIPPLWDGHAAERIAEIIRSSQH, encoded by the coding sequence ATGCGGCGTAAGTCACTCATGCATATTCTGCACGTAGTAGGGGCCCGTCCGAACTTCATGAAGCTTGCGCCGGTTCACCAGGCGTTAACACACCATTCGTCGGTCCGCCAGACCATCGTTCATACTGGTCAACACTATGACGTGAACATGTCAGATGTGTTTTTCCAGCAGCTCCGGGTGCCCCCGCCAGATATCAACCTGCAAGTCGGGTCAGGCAGTCACGCGCAGCAGACGGCTGAAATCATCTGCCGCTTTGAACCGGTCCTGCTGGAGCAGAAGCCGGATTATGTCCTGGTGTATGGGGACGTGAATTCGACGGTGGCGGCTGCTTTGGTCTGCTCTAAACTCGGAGTCAAGGTGGCGCACGTCGAGGCGGGGCTGCGGTCCTTCGATCGCTCGATGCCGGAAGAGATAAACCGGCTGCTTACTGATCAATTGGCCGACCTCTTGTTCACCCCCTCGGAGGATGGCAATCGCAATCTGGCCCGAGAAGGCATAGATAATGCCAAGATCCATTTAGTCGGCAATGTAATGATCGACACACTCATTCGCATGTTACCGGAAGCACAGAAACATGTGCCGCCGGAGCTGCCTGAGCGGTTTGTCCTGGTGACCTTGCACCGCCCGTCAAATGTCGATGATCTGGATTGGCTGAAACGAATGCTGAACAGCCTGGAAGGTCTGAGTTCGGCGTTGGTGGTACTGTTCCCGGTGCATCCTCGCACTCGACAGCGGATGGCACAGGTCGGGCTCAATGGTTTTCATAAATGTGGCCTGCGACTGATGGACCCGCTGCCTTACATGTCCTTCCTGGCGCTACAGCAGCGGGCGACGTTAGTGATCACCGACTCAGGCGGAATCCAAGAAGAGACAACGTACTTGGGAACACCGTGCCTCACGGTCAGAGAAAACACTGAACGCCCGGTGACGGTCGAGATCGGCACCAATGTGCTGGTAGGACGGAAAGTCGAACGAGTACGGAGTGAGGCCCAAAGGATTCTGCTTGGCGAAGCAAGAAAGGGAAAGATCCCGCCGCTCTGGGACGGGCACGCCGCTGAGAGGATCGCGGAGATCATTAGGTCGAGCC